Genomic DNA from Streptomyces diastaticus subsp. diastaticus:
GCCGTCGAGTGGCTCCGCGCCGGCTTCCGGCCGGGCACCCTCGTCCGTCAGGGCGCTCCGCAGGTCGTCGTGGAGGAGCATCGTCACCGCGCCCTCCCCGTCGTCGTCGGCCCGTACGAGGGTGTCGACGACGGCGGCGCGCCGCTCCCGCTCGGCGGCGACGGCGGCGTCCTGCCGGAGCTTGCGCACGGAGGCCCCCGGATCGCCGAGCCGCTGCCGGGCCGCGTCCAGGAGCGGCAGGTCGGAGAGGGTCCAGGCGTGCGGCTCGGGGCGTCGCAGCGCACGGATCTCCTCGCGGCTCAGGTGAGGGGCGCACCGGTGCAGGTAGGCGGGGACCGACCAGAGGTCTCCCACCAGATCCGGCGCCTCGATGACCGGCCAGGCACGGTTGAGGGTGCCCATCAGTTCCCGGTTGCGCAGCAGCGAGCGGCGGAGCAGCGCGGGCGGGGCGCCGCTCTCGTCCTGGTCCGTGAGGATGGCGAGGAGTTCGTCGCGGATCTGGCCCCGTGCCTCGTTGTGCGGGGTGCCGGGCTCCACCGCGTCGAAGGCGGCGGCCCAGCCGGCGGCGCTCAGCCACAGTGTGGACCAGTGCGTGACGACCTCCATGCCTTCGGACGGCGGCTCCTCGTACAGGGCGACGGCCGGCTCGATCGCCCGCACCATCGCGGCGGAGGACTTCAGCCGGGCCACCTCCGGGTCGGTCTCGGGCCGTGCGTCCGCGCCCTCGGGGACCAGGTCGCGCAGGGTGCAGGTGCGCACGCCCTCCTCGCCGAGGCCGGGCAGCACGTCGGCGACGTAACTCAGGTAGGGCTGGTGCGGGCCGACGACGAGCACGCCGCCGCGGCGGCGGCCCAGGCGCGGGTCGGCGTACAGGAGGTGGGCGGCGCGGTGCAGGGCGACCACGGTCTTGCCGGTGCCCGGGCCGCCGTCCACCACGAGGGTGCCCCGGGAGCCCGCGCGGATGATCGCGTCCTGGTCGGCCTGGATGGTGGCGAGCACGTCACGCATCCGGTCCGAACGGTGGGCACCGAGGGAGGCGACGAAGGCCGACTGGTCGTCCAGCGCCGCGTGCCCCTCCAGCCCGTCGGCGGTGAAGACCTCGTCCCAGTAGTCGCTGATCCGGCCGCCGCTCCACCGGTACCTGCGGCGGCTGGCCAGGCCCATCGGCTGGGCGTGGGTGGCTGCGAAGAAGGGCTCGGCGGCGGGGGAGCGCCAGTCGGTCAGCAGGCGGTTCCCGTCACCGTCGGTCAGGCCGATCCGGCCGATGTACACGGGCTCGGGGTCGTCCTCGCGGACGAAGTGGCCGAGGCACAGGTCGAGGCCGAAGCGGTTCAGGGTCCGCAGGCGAGCGGTGAGGCGGTGGACCTCCGTGTCCCGGTCCATCGCGGCGCGGCCGGCCCCGCCGGGGGAGCGGAGGGCGGTGTGGAGGCTCGCCGTCAGCTCGGCGGCCGAGCGTGCGAGGGCGGCCGAGACGGCCGCGAAGTGCCGCTCGTCGCGGGCGGTCAGCGCCGGGTCGGCCTTGGCGGCGAGGCGGTCGGGGAGGGCGAACGCCGTGGCGGCGGCCGGGGAGGCGGCGGGAGGACCGGACAAAGGGGTGGGCACTGCGTGCATCACTCGTTTCGGCGGGAACGGGAACGGCCCGTGATTCTGCCCCGCACAGGGGGCCTTGCCGCAAGGGCCCCTGTGCGCTATAGGTTGAGAGTGGCAAGGAGCGTGGACACGCTCCTTGCCTTTCTTTTCGCCCTCCCGCGCGGGCGCCTTGGGCCGGGCCTCTTCGGAGTCCCGCACGTCGAAGCCCCCTACGCGTCCAGCGTCACCGTGAACGAGAACCGGTCCCCCCGGTAGCGGATGCGGGTCACGTCGAGGGTGCGGCCCTCCCCGTCCACGGTGATCCCGGTGTAGTGCAGGATCGGGCTGAGCAGCGGCACGTCGAGCAGCCGGGCCGTCTCCGGGTCGGCGAGGCGGGCCTCGACGGTGTCGGTGATGCGGGCGATGTCCAGGCCGACGGTGTCCCGCAGCACCTTGGTCATCGGCTGGTTCTCCAGGTCGCCCGGGTCGATCCGGGCCGCGATCTCCGGCGGCAGGTAGTTGCGGGCGTGGTTGGTGGGTTCGCCGGTCTCCTCGTCGTGGCGCAGCCGGTGGTAGGCGGTCACCTCGGTGCGGCCGGGGAAGTGCTCGGCGAGGTCCGGGGGGACCGGCGCCGGGCCGTGGCCGAGCAGGCGGGTGCGCATGCCGGACTGCTGGGCGACGATCGCGTCCACCGAGCCGAGCAGGCGGACCGGGGCGCCCTGGCGGGCGCTGGGTTCGATGAAGGTGCCGCGCCTGCGGTGGCGGCTGATGAGCCCCTCGTCCTCCAGCTCCTTCAGGGCCTGCCGCATCGTCAGGACGCTGACGCCGTAGTGCGCGGCGAGCTGTTCCTCGGTGGGCAGCCGCAACGGGCCGCCGGGGGAGCGGCCGAGTATGGAGGCCCGCAGGGACTGCGAGACCTGGTACCAGAGCGGCAGTTTCCGGTTCAGGACGATGGAGTCCGGTGCGAATGCGGTCACGGCTTCTCCGGGAGGACGGGGCGGGCGGGCCCGGCCGCCGGTGCGGGGCGGCCGGGTCACCGGTGGTTCAGGGGATCATCCCGCAGTTCCCCAGTGCCGCTGAAGGCCCTGCCACACCTCGTCGTAGCCGCGCTGCCGGTGGGCTGCGCCGGCCGCCTGCGCGGTCGGCAGGATGGGCCAGCGCGTCTCGAACATGAACGCCAGACCGTCGTCGATCCTCTGCGGCCTCAGCTCGGCCGCCGACGCCCTCTCGAAGGTGTCCCGGTCGGGGCCGTGCGCGGACATCATCGGGTGCAGCGAGCCGCCGCCGGGGACGAAACCGCCCGCACCGCCGCGCTTGGCGTCGTAGGCGCCGTCGATCAGGCCCATGTACTCGCTCATCACGTTGCGGTGGAAGTAGGGCGGACGGAAGGTGTCCTCGCCGACCAGCCAGCGCGGCACGAAGGCGACGAAGTCGACCCCGGCCAGCCCCGGCGTGTCCGAGGGCGAGGTGAGCACGGTGAAGATTGACGGGTCGGGGTGGTCGTAGCTGATCGAGCCGATGACGTTGAACCGGCGTAGGTCGTAGACGTACGGGACGTGGTTGCCGTGCCAGGCGACGACGTCCAGCGGGGAGTGGCCGTAGGTGGCCCGCCAGAGGTTGCCGCAGTACTTGTTGACGACCTCGACGGCTCCCTCCACCTCCTCGAAGGCGGCGACCGGGGCGCGGAAGTCGCGCGGGTTGGCCAGGCCGTTGGCGCCGATCGGGCCGAGGTCGGGGAGCTGGAAGGGGCGGCCGAAGTTCTCGCAGACATAGCCGCGGGCCGAGGTGCCCGTCAGCTCCACGCGGAACCGGACGCCGCGCGGGATCAGCGCGATCTCGCCCGGCCCCGCCGACAGCACGCCGAACTCGGTGCGCAGCCGCAGGGTGCCCTCCTGCGGGACGATCAGCAGCTCGCCGTCGGCGTCGGAGAAGACCCGTTCCATCGAGGTGACGGCGGCGTACAGGTGGACGGCCATGCCCTCGCGGCGGGCCGGGTCGCCGTTGCCGCCGAGGGTCCACAGGCCGGCCAGGAAGTCGGTGCCGGGGGCCGGGTCGGGCAACGGGTCCCAGCGCATCCGGTTGGGGTCGGGGGCGGCGGCGGTGAACGGACCGCCGTGCAGCGTGCCGTTCTCCGCGCGGACGAAGGCGGGGTGGGCGGCGGAGGGACGGATGCGGTAGAGCCACGAGCGGCGGTTCTGGGCGCGGGGCTCGGTGAAGGCGGTGCCGCTGAGTTGCTCTGCGTAGAGACCGAGCGGGGCGCGCTGCGGGGAGTTGCGGCCCTCGGGGAGGGCGCCGGGGACCGCCTCGGAGCTGTGTTCGTTGCCGAAGCCGGCCAGGTACGCCGGGGTGGCCGGTCCGTGTCCGTCGACGCTCATCCGGTGACTCCCTCGTCCGCTGATTCCTCTGCGTCACCATAGGATTGCGTGGCTCCGGTGACAAGCGTGCCGGTGAGGCGGCGGGGCGTCGGATTCCGCTCCACCGCCGGGCGACGGGCCCGCGGGCCGCCGGAACGGCTCCGTGCGCGGGGGGCGCACAAGAACTGTCAGAGACTGAACATCGCTCCACTCTCCCGGGGCATGTCGTGGACCCGCAGGTCCCTCGCCGTCCTCGCCGTCGGGGCCTGTCCGGGGAGCCACCCCTGGGACCGGGCCCCCTGGCCGCCCTCCAGGTCTGCGCCGTCGTCACCGGCCACGTCCTCGGGGTCGTCGCCGAGCACGACCGGGCCGTCCCCCTCCAGCCGCCCGAACACGCCGTCACCGGCCAACTCCCGCTCTTCGCCCACATGCTCGTCCACACCCTGGGCGGGCTCGGCCTGCTCGTCACCTGAGCCTCCGCGCCGGCCCGGCCCCTCCCGACGCTCGCGCGGGCGGTCGCCGGGAGGGCACCATGGACCCGTGCAGCACCTCACCTCCCTGCGCCGCGCTCCCGTCCAGCAGCGCAGCGCCGAACGGCTCGTCCGTATCCTCGACGCCTGCGCCGACCTCCTCGACGAGGTCGGCTACGAACAACTCACCACGCGCGCCGTCGCCGACCGCGCCCAGGTGCCCATCGGCTCCGTCTACCGGTTCTTCGACAACAAGCGCGCCCTGGCCGACGCCCTCGCCCACCGCAACCTCGACCGGTACGCCGACCGCATCGCCCGTCGCGTCGGCGAGGTCGAGGGCGGTGACTGGCGCGGCGCCGTCGACGCCTGCCTGGACGAGTACCTGACCATGAAACGGACCGTCCCCGGCTTCACCCTCATCGACTTCGGCGTCCCCGCGCCCCCCACCGCCGACGAACCCCACGCCAACCACCAGGTCGCCGACCGGGTCGCGGTGCTGCTCGCCGCCCACCTCGAACGGCCGCTGGACGAGGCCCTGCGCCGTGCCGTCCTGGTCGGCGTGGAGGCCACCGACTCCCTGCTGCACCTGGCCTTCCGCACCGACCCGGCGGGCGACCCGGCCCTGGTCGCCGAGACCCGCACCCTGCTGCACGCCTACTTCGCCCGCGCCTTCGACCGGCCGCCCGGGGGCCAGGGCGGCTGAACCGCGACCCTGGTGCCCGCCGAGGCGGGGGCGTTAGGTTGGCCGCCGCCCACCCGCCCACCCGCCCTCACCCACCAGCCGGGAGAACTCGACGTGGTCCGTGCCGCCTTCCTGCCCGCCACCGGCTCCGCCCTCACCACCGGTGAGATCGTCCTGCCCGACCCCGGCCCCGGCCAGGTGCGGATCAGGCTCGCCGCCGCCGGGGTCTGCCACTCCGACCTGTCCCTGACCGACGGCACCATGGCGGTCCCCGTCCCGGCCGTCCTCGGCCACGAGGGCGCCGGAACGGTCGTCTCCGTCGGCGAGGGCGTCACCTCGGTCGCCCCCGGGGACGGCGTCGTCCTCAACTGGGCGCCCTCCTGCGGAGACTGCGCCGCCTGCCGCCGGGGCGAGGTGTGGCTGTGCCGCAACGCCCTCGCCGGAGCAGCCCGGGCCCACGCCCACACGTCCGACGGCACCGTCCTGCACCCCGGCCTGAACGTCGCGGCCTTCGCCGAGGAGACCGTCGTCGAGGAGAACTGCGTCCTGCCCGTCCCCGACGGCGTACCGCTGACCGAGGCCGCCCTCCTCGGCTGCGCCGTCCTGACCGGCTACGGCGCCGTCCACCACAACGCCCGCGTCCGGCAAGGCGAGTCCGTCGTGGTCCTCGGCGTCGGCGGAGTGGGGCTGGCCGCCCTCCAGGCCGCCCGGATCGCCGGGGCCGGCACGGTGATCGCCGTGGACGTCTCCGAGGCCAAGCGGGAGCTGGCCCACCGGGCCGGCGCCACCGAGTTCGTCGTCGCCTCCGACACCACCGCCAAGGAGATCCGTGCCCTGACCGGCGGTGAGGGCGCCGACGTGGCGATCGAGTGCGTGGGGCGCGCCGCCACCATCAGGACGGCCTGGGAGTCGACCCGGCGCGGCGGCCGCGCCACCGTCGTCGGCATCGGCGGCACCGACCAGCAGGTCACCTTCAACGCCCTGGAGCTCTTCCACTGGGGCCGCACCCTCTCCGGCTGCGTCTACGGCGACTCCGACCCCGTCCGCGACCTGCCGGTGCTGGCCGAGCACATCCGCGCCGGGCGGCTCGACCTCGCCTCGATGGTGACCGACCGCATCGGGCTCGACGACATCCCCGCGGCCTTCGAGCGGATGATCGCCGGCCGGGGCGGCAGGGCCCTGGTGGAGTTCCCGCAGGCCGGCTGAGCGGACGGCGGGATCGGT
This window encodes:
- a CDS encoding zinc-binding dehydrogenase, yielding MVRAAFLPATGSALTTGEIVLPDPGPGQVRIRLAAAGVCHSDLSLTDGTMAVPVPAVLGHEGAGTVVSVGEGVTSVAPGDGVVLNWAPSCGDCAACRRGEVWLCRNALAGAARAHAHTSDGTVLHPGLNVAAFAEETVVEENCVLPVPDGVPLTEAALLGCAVLTGYGAVHHNARVRQGESVVVLGVGGVGLAALQAARIAGAGTVIAVDVSEAKRELAHRAGATEFVVASDTTAKEIRALTGGEGADVAIECVGRAATIRTAWESTRRGGRATVVGIGGTDQQVTFNALELFHWGRTLSGCVYGDSDPVRDLPVLAEHIRAGRLDLASMVTDRIGLDDIPAAFERMIAGRGGRALVEFPQAG
- the helR gene encoding RNA polymerase recycling motor ATPase HelR, with product MHAVPTPLSGPPAASPAAATAFALPDRLAAKADPALTARDERHFAAVSAALARSAAELTASLHTALRSPGGAGRAAMDRDTEVHRLTARLRTLNRFGLDLCLGHFVREDDPEPVYIGRIGLTDGDGNRLLTDWRSPAAEPFFAATHAQPMGLASRRRYRWSGGRISDYWDEVFTADGLEGHAALDDQSAFVASLGAHRSDRMRDVLATIQADQDAIIRAGSRGTLVVDGGPGTGKTVVALHRAAHLLYADPRLGRRRGGVLVVGPHQPYLSYVADVLPGLGEEGVRTCTLRDLVPEGADARPETDPEVARLKSSAAMVRAIEPAVALYEEPPSEGMEVVTHWSTLWLSAAGWAAAFDAVEPGTPHNEARGQIRDELLAILTDQDESGAPPALLRRSLLRNRELMGTLNRAWPVIEAPDLVGDLWSVPAYLHRCAPHLSREEIRALRRPEPHAWTLSDLPLLDAARQRLGDPGASVRKLRQDAAVAAERERRAAVVDTLVRADDDGEGAVTMLLHDDLRSALTDEGARPEAGAEPLDGPFAHIIVDEAQELTDAEWQMLRSRCPTRSFTVVGDRAQARHGFAQPWPERLARAGLDRITVASLGVNYRTPVEVMTEAERVIRAALPDANVPASVRGTGVPVHHGPVADRDALLDAWLAEHAEGVACVIGDPSFEATPRVRSLTPELAKGLEFDLVVLVDPERFGEGVAGAVDRYVAMTRATQRLAVLTGP
- the hmgA gene encoding homogentisate 1,2-dioxygenase is translated as MSVDGHGPATPAYLAGFGNEHSSEAVPGALPEGRNSPQRAPLGLYAEQLSGTAFTEPRAQNRRSWLYRIRPSAAHPAFVRAENGTLHGGPFTAAAPDPNRMRWDPLPDPAPGTDFLAGLWTLGGNGDPARREGMAVHLYAAVTSMERVFSDADGELLIVPQEGTLRLRTEFGVLSAGPGEIALIPRGVRFRVELTGTSARGYVCENFGRPFQLPDLGPIGANGLANPRDFRAPVAAFEEVEGAVEVVNKYCGNLWRATYGHSPLDVVAWHGNHVPYVYDLRRFNVIGSISYDHPDPSIFTVLTSPSDTPGLAGVDFVAFVPRWLVGEDTFRPPYFHRNVMSEYMGLIDGAYDAKRGGAGGFVPGGGSLHPMMSAHGPDRDTFERASAAELRPQRIDDGLAFMFETRWPILPTAQAAGAAHRQRGYDEVWQGLQRHWGTAG
- a CDS encoding GntR family transcriptional regulator — protein: MTAFAPDSIVLNRKLPLWYQVSQSLRASILGRSPGGPLRLPTEEQLAAHYGVSVLTMRQALKELEDEGLISRHRRRGTFIEPSARQGAPVRLLGSVDAIVAQQSGMRTRLLGHGPAPVPPDLAEHFPGRTEVTAYHRLRHDEETGEPTNHARNYLPPEIAARIDPGDLENQPMTKVLRDTVGLDIARITDTVEARLADPETARLLDVPLLSPILHYTGITVDGEGRTLDVTRIRYRGDRFSFTVTLDA
- a CDS encoding TetR/AcrR family transcriptional regulator; protein product: MQHLTSLRRAPVQQRSAERLVRILDACADLLDEVGYEQLTTRAVADRAQVPIGSVYRFFDNKRALADALAHRNLDRYADRIARRVGEVEGGDWRGAVDACLDEYLTMKRTVPGFTLIDFGVPAPPTADEPHANHQVADRVAVLLAAHLERPLDEALRRAVLVGVEATDSLLHLAFRTDPAGDPALVAETRTLLHAYFARAFDRPPGGQGG